One Lentibacillus cibarius DNA window includes the following coding sequences:
- the ribD gene encoding bifunctional diaminohydroxyphosphoribosylaminopyrimidine deaminase/5-amino-6-(5-phosphoribosylamino)uracil reductase RibD, which produces MNDEYYMEFALNLARSATGQTSPNPPVGAVVVKNGEILGMGAHLKAGEAHAEVHALQMAGDKAKGADIYVTLEPCSHHGKTPPCADLLVEAGIRRAVIAVMDPNEKVAGRGIDKLRMAGIDVKLGVLEKEAAKVNRTFFHYTQTGKPFVTLKTAVSLDGKTATHTGDSKWITGEAARMDVHQYRHTHDAILVGVNTVLADNPSLTSRLPNGAKNPLRIILDSTLRTPLTSSVVTDQKAETWIITGNQVGAAAIPPYEKLGVTVISLPAIDPDTILRYLGHHGIMSLFVEGGSAVHGSFLMGGHINQLVQYIAPKLIGGKDAPGVIGGKGFNAMNDVLPMVIKSVETIDEDIKLIAEPQEEDTHVYRDC; this is translated from the coding sequence GTGAATGATGAATACTATATGGAATTTGCTTTAAACCTGGCAAGGTCTGCCACGGGGCAAACTAGTCCTAATCCCCCGGTTGGCGCAGTTGTCGTCAAAAACGGTGAAATTCTTGGAATGGGAGCACATTTGAAGGCAGGAGAGGCCCACGCCGAAGTACACGCGCTACAGATGGCGGGTGATAAGGCGAAAGGGGCAGATATTTATGTCACGCTCGAACCGTGCAGTCACCACGGAAAAACACCGCCGTGTGCTGATTTGCTTGTGGAAGCTGGAATCAGGCGTGCAGTCATTGCGGTTATGGACCCGAATGAAAAAGTCGCCGGGCGTGGTATTGACAAGCTGCGTATGGCGGGCATTGATGTGAAGCTTGGCGTGCTGGAAAAAGAAGCTGCGAAGGTCAATCGTACATTTTTTCATTACACACAGACCGGAAAGCCATTTGTAACCTTAAAGACAGCAGTCAGCCTTGATGGGAAAACCGCGACACATACCGGGGACAGCAAGTGGATTACTGGTGAGGCGGCACGTATGGATGTGCACCAATATCGTCATACGCATGATGCTATTTTAGTCGGGGTAAATACGGTGCTCGCGGATAATCCGAGCCTGACTTCCCGCTTGCCAAACGGCGCGAAAAATCCGCTCCGTATCATACTTGATTCAACCCTACGCACACCACTTACGTCCAGTGTTGTGACCGATCAAAAAGCAGAGACCTGGATCATTACCGGAAATCAGGTAGGAGCTGCAGCGATCCCCCCTTATGAAAAACTTGGGGTGACCGTAATTTCACTTCCGGCAATTGATCCGGATACCATCCTGCGTTATTTGGGACACCACGGCATCATGTCATTGTTTGTTGAAGGCGGATCAGCAGTCCACGGATCTTTTCTTATGGGGGGTCACATCAATCAGCTTGTTCAGTACATAGCACCAAAACTGATTGGTGGGAAAGATGCGCCTGGTGTTATTGGAGGTAAGGGATTTAACGCTATGAACGATGTTTTGCCGATGGTCATCAAGTCAGTGGAAACGATTGATGAAGATATAAAATTGATTGCTGAACCACAGGAGGAAGATACACATGTTTACCGGGATTGTTGA
- a CDS encoding riboflavin synthase: MFTGIVEEIGRIRQLEEVSKTAVRLTIEAAVVLDDVQIGDSIAVNGICLTVTDADDDAFAVDVMPETIKASSLRTLEEGSSVNLERSMPANGRFGGHFVTGHVDGTGTIVGKTKQENAVYYTVDIPPELTDYFIVKGSVAVDGVSLTVFGISGNEVTLSLIPHTVSQTVLGNKVEGDCVNVECDVLAKHVHHLVGKQHKQN, encoded by the coding sequence ATGTTTACCGGGATTGTTGAGGAAATAGGAAGAATCAGGCAACTGGAGGAGGTTTCTAAGACGGCGGTACGGCTGACCATCGAAGCGGCGGTTGTACTGGATGATGTACAAATCGGAGACAGCATTGCGGTTAATGGTATATGCCTGACGGTTACCGATGCAGACGATGATGCTTTTGCAGTGGATGTTATGCCGGAAACGATCAAAGCCTCTTCACTTCGCACACTGGAGGAAGGATCTTCAGTGAATCTCGAACGGTCTATGCCGGCAAATGGCAGGTTCGGCGGTCATTTCGTCACTGGTCATGTGGACGGGACGGGAACGATCGTCGGAAAAACAAAGCAGGAAAATGCGGTCTATTATACAGTCGACATTCCACCGGAGCTTACCGACTACTTTATCGTGAAAGGTTCGGTGGCAGTCGATGGTGTCAGCTTGACGGTGTTCGGAATCAGTGGTAATGAAGTGACGCTGTCGCTCATTCCACATACCGTTTCACAAACCGTACTAGGTAACAAAGTTGAAGGGGATTGTGTCAATGTAGAATGTGATGTGCTGGCCAAACATGTTCATCATTTGGTAGGCAAACAGCACAAACAAAATTAA
- a CDS encoding bifunctional 3,4-dihydroxy-2-butanone-4-phosphate synthase/GTP cyclohydrolase II has product MFHTIEEAIHDLKEGRPVIVVDDENRENEGDLVALSEKATPDVINFMITHAKGLVCTSIKPDLAKKLKLPLMSNDSSDPFETAFTVSIDHRETATGISTEDRSKTIRALTHPDTVAADFKRPGHVFPLIAKGGGVLERPGHTEASADLAALCGAFPSGFICEIIKDDGTMARVPDLQEMAEIFDLKLITIADLITYRKQYEMHVTREVETTLPTAFGTFRVYGYTNDLDGKEHIALVKGKINPKEPVLTRVHSECLTGDVFASYRCDCGPQLNEALKQIDEAGSGVLIYMRQEGRGIGLLNKLRAYHLQDDGMDTVEANEQLGFAPDMRDYAISAQILTDLGVTQVKLLTNNPQKLDELQSYGIQVEKRIPLETDVRQENEHYIYTKVHKMGHLLQSQQN; this is encoded by the coding sequence ATGTTTCATACAATTGAGGAAGCAATTCATGATTTAAAAGAAGGAAGACCAGTCATTGTCGTTGATGATGAAAACCGGGAAAATGAGGGTGATCTGGTTGCGCTGTCGGAAAAGGCCACGCCCGATGTGATTAATTTTATGATCACGCATGCAAAAGGACTTGTCTGTACATCCATCAAACCGGATCTGGCAAAGAAATTAAAACTCCCACTCATGTCAAATGATAGCAGCGATCCATTTGAGACAGCATTTACTGTCAGCATTGATCATCGGGAAACAGCGACAGGCATCAGTACGGAGGATCGATCAAAGACGATTCGCGCATTAACTCACCCCGATACGGTGGCGGCAGATTTTAAACGGCCAGGTCATGTTTTTCCACTCATTGCCAAGGGTGGGGGAGTGTTAGAGCGCCCGGGTCATACGGAAGCATCTGCTGATTTGGCTGCATTATGCGGCGCATTCCCATCAGGGTTTATCTGTGAGATCATTAAAGATGACGGTACAATGGCCCGTGTCCCGGACTTGCAGGAAATGGCAGAAATATTTGATTTAAAACTGATAACGATCGCTGACCTAATTACGTATCGCAAACAGTATGAGATGCATGTCACACGGGAAGTAGAGACTACACTGCCGACTGCGTTTGGAACATTTCGTGTGTATGGCTATACTAATGATTTGGATGGGAAGGAACATATAGCGCTCGTTAAAGGAAAAATCAATCCAAAAGAGCCCGTCCTTACCCGAGTGCATTCAGAATGCCTGACCGGCGATGTATTCGCTTCTTACCGTTGTGATTGTGGCCCTCAACTGAATGAAGCATTGAAACAGATTGATGAGGCCGGCTCAGGTGTACTGATTTATATGCGTCAAGAAGGTCGTGGAATCGGGCTTTTGAATAAATTACGTGCCTACCATTTGCAGGATGACGGAATGGATACAGTGGAAGCAAATGAGCAGCTGGGATTTGCTCCCGATATGCGCGATTATGCGATAAGCGCACAGATTTTAACCGATTTGGGTGTAACACAAGTGAAACTGTTGACCAACAATCCGCAGAAACTTGACGAACTGCAGTCGTATGGTATTCAGGTAGAAAAACGGATACCGCTTGAGACCGATGTTCGACAAGAAAACGAACATTACATTTATACAAAGGTACACAAAATGGGACATTTACTGCAATCACAACAGAACTGA
- the ribE gene encoding 6,7-dimethyl-8-ribityllumazine synthase: MGKIVEGSLVGTDLKIGVVVARFNEFITGKLLEGALGTLKQHGVKEDNVDVVWVPGAFEIPVIARKMAAKADYDAVITLGAVIRGATPHFDYVCNEAAKGISNAAMQTGKPVIFGILTTETIEQAIERAGTKAGNKGADAAVAAIETANVVKELDA; the protein is encoded by the coding sequence ATGGGAAAAATAGTCGAAGGAAGTCTTGTAGGAACGGATTTGAAAATCGGTGTTGTTGTAGCCCGGTTTAATGAGTTTATTACAGGCAAATTGCTGGAAGGTGCACTAGGCACACTCAAACAGCACGGGGTGAAGGAAGATAACGTGGATGTTGTTTGGGTGCCGGGGGCTTTTGAAATTCCAGTGATTGCTCGTAAAATGGCGGCTAAGGCTGACTATGATGCAGTTATTACGCTTGGTGCGGTCATCCGTGGAGCGACCCCACATTTTGATTATGTTTGTAATGAGGCTGCCAAAGGTATTTCCAATGCAGCGATGCAAACAGGGAAGCCGGTTATTTTCGGTATTTTGACTACCGAGACAATCGAGCAGGCTATTGAACGAGCGGGAACAAAAGCAGGTAACAAAGGAGCAGACGCAGCTGTAGCAGCAATAGAGACGGCTAATGTTGTGAAGGAATTGGATGCGTGA
- a CDS encoding ABC-F family ATP-binding cassette domain-containing protein, with amino-acid sequence MLTVENLYKSYGDKTLLNGISCMIKPNDRIGLIGVNGTGKSTFLKVIAGIDTAEQGSIKHAKDYRIEYLAQEPDLNPDLTVIEQIYYGDAAIMKVMREYEQTLLDLQHAPNDEKVQERLLAKQQQMDAYEAWEANTAAKTVLTKLGITDFNRHVSELSGGQRKRVAIAKALIQPADLLILDEPTNHLDNETVEWLEHYLTSYKGALLLVTHDRYFLNRVTNQIFELDQGHLYTYEGNYELFLEKKAEREALERSYEQKHQNILKKEIAWLKRGPKARGTKQKARIDRVEQMKQKKYTTESRDVSFEAGSARLGKKVIELEDIAKSYDGKQVLQDFHFLVVPGDRLGIVGPNGSGKSTLLNIMAGRVQPDGGHVEVGQTVKIGYYTQGDEELDGDKRIIEYIRETAEVIQTKDGDEITAEQMLERFLFSRSAQWTYIRKLSGGEKRRLYLLKILMTEPNVLLLDEPTNDLDTQTLSVLEEYLDQFPGVVITVSHDRYFLDRVVDHLLVFKDDAQVEHFYGNYHELLERERQEAKKQKSDGPKKVQKKPTQKKMSYNDKMEWQTIEDDITKLETVIEDLQNRIANAGSDAGAVNDLYKEQKEREQELEAKMERWEELSLLAEELENKQ; translated from the coding sequence ATGCTTACGGTTGAGAATTTATACAAATCATATGGGGATAAAACACTGTTAAATGGTATATCTTGCATGATTAAGCCGAATGACAGAATTGGTCTGATTGGCGTGAATGGAACAGGGAAATCAACGTTTTTGAAGGTCATTGCCGGTATCGATACTGCCGAGCAAGGATCCATCAAGCACGCCAAGGATTATCGGATTGAATATTTGGCACAGGAACCCGATTTGAACCCGGATTTGACTGTCATCGAACAGATTTATTACGGTGATGCGGCTATCATGAAGGTAATGCGGGAATATGAGCAGACGCTTCTCGACCTGCAACATGCCCCCAATGATGAAAAAGTTCAGGAGAGGCTTCTCGCTAAGCAGCAGCAAATGGATGCGTATGAAGCATGGGAAGCTAATACAGCAGCAAAAACGGTCTTGACCAAGCTGGGTATTACTGATTTTAACCGGCATGTTTCAGAGTTATCAGGCGGTCAACGAAAAAGGGTAGCCATCGCGAAGGCTTTGATACAGCCGGCCGATTTACTCATTCTTGATGAGCCGACAAACCATCTTGACAATGAGACAGTGGAATGGCTTGAACATTATTTGACATCGTACAAAGGTGCATTATTGCTCGTCACGCACGACCGTTATTTTTTGAACCGTGTCACCAATCAAATTTTCGAGCTTGATCAAGGTCATTTGTATACGTACGAAGGTAATTATGAACTGTTCCTGGAAAAAAAGGCGGAACGGGAGGCTTTGGAAAGAAGCTATGAACAGAAACACCAGAACATATTGAAAAAAGAGATTGCATGGCTGAAACGGGGACCCAAAGCTCGCGGAACCAAGCAGAAGGCGCGTATTGACAGAGTTGAACAGATGAAGCAAAAGAAATATACCACTGAATCCCGTGATGTATCATTCGAAGCGGGATCTGCCCGCCTTGGAAAAAAAGTGATCGAACTGGAGGACATTGCTAAATCTTATGATGGAAAGCAAGTGCTCCAGGACTTTCATTTCCTGGTTGTTCCGGGTGACCGGTTGGGGATTGTCGGGCCCAACGGTTCAGGTAAATCGACCTTGCTTAATATAATGGCCGGGCGTGTTCAACCGGATGGCGGACATGTTGAGGTTGGTCAGACGGTTAAGATTGGCTATTATACACAAGGTGATGAGGAACTGGATGGCGATAAGCGAATTATCGAATATATTCGGGAAACAGCTGAAGTCATTCAAACAAAAGACGGCGATGAGATTACCGCGGAACAAATGCTGGAGCGGTTTTTATTTTCGCGGTCCGCCCAATGGACGTATATTCGCAAACTCTCAGGCGGTGAAAAAAGGCGTCTTTATTTATTAAAAATCCTGATGACCGAACCCAACGTCTTACTATTAGACGAGCCGACAAACGACTTGGATACACAGACGTTAAGTGTTTTGGAAGAATACTTGGATCAATTTCCAGGTGTTGTTATAACTGTATCGCACGATCGCTATTTCCTCGATCGTGTTGTAGACCACCTGCTTGTTTTTAAGGACGATGCGCAGGTTGAACATTTTTACGGCAACTATCACGAATTACTTGAGCGGGAGAGACAAGAGGCGAAAAAGCAAAAATCGGATGGGCCGAAGAAAGTACAGAAAAAACCTACACAAAAAAAGATGTCCTATAATGATAAGATGGAATGGCAAACGATTGAGGATGACATAACTAAGCTAGAAACTGTTATTGAAGACTTGCAGAATAGAATCGCCAATGCGGGAAGTGACGCCGGTGCTGTTAACGATCTTTATAAGGAACAAAAAGAACGGGAGCAGGAGCTGGAAGCGAAAATGGAGCGTTGGGAAGAACTCTCTTTATTGGCTGAGGAACTCGAAAATAAACAGTGA
- a CDS encoding DMT family transporter has protein sequence MKKYLTTRWAVIGIAIFCSILWGSAFPVLKISYDELQMAADDVIAKVVFAGMRFLLAGLMLLIGMVFIRPKALKVTRRQVLVLVIFGVIQTSLQYFFFYNGLGNTSGMQGAILVSSGTFFTVMLAHFFYRDDRLNWQKTIGLAAGFTGIVAANWGEEFQFSFQLTGEGFMILAALTGAIGTIMAKELAVGIHPFALTGWQLTIGSSLMLAFGLPQLEAKAIVFTPFGWGLLLYAAMLSAVAFALWYSLLKYNKAGEISIYKFVTPVSGTILSAIFIPGENLTIMILGALGLVAVGILAVNYHRERPVQQIKTSNSIKKAKNSNMCKIILGAT, from the coding sequence TTGAAAAAGTATTTGACAACAAGATGGGCAGTAATCGGCATCGCTATATTCTGTTCAATCCTATGGGGAAGTGCCTTTCCGGTACTGAAAATTAGTTACGATGAATTGCAAATGGCGGCAGACGATGTAATTGCCAAAGTAGTTTTTGCTGGGATGCGCTTTTTATTGGCGGGGCTCATGCTACTAATTGGCATGGTTTTCATCAGGCCAAAAGCGTTAAAAGTTACCCGGAGACAAGTGCTAGTCTTAGTAATTTTCGGTGTTATCCAGACGTCACTGCAATATTTTTTCTTCTATAATGGATTGGGTAATACGTCCGGAATGCAAGGGGCTATCCTTGTTTCCAGTGGTACATTTTTCACCGTGATGCTGGCGCACTTTTTCTATCGGGATGACCGTCTGAACTGGCAAAAAACGATTGGGCTTGCCGCGGGTTTCACAGGAATTGTTGCAGCGAATTGGGGAGAGGAATTCCAATTTAGTTTTCAATTGACGGGTGAAGGGTTTATGATCCTAGCCGCTTTGACCGGAGCAATCGGCACCATTATGGCTAAGGAACTCGCTGTCGGGATTCATCCGTTTGCCTTGACCGGGTGGCAGCTGACAATCGGATCTAGTCTTATGCTAGCTTTTGGACTACCACAGCTGGAAGCTAAAGCCATTGTGTTTACGCCGTTCGGTTGGGGATTGCTGCTGTATGCCGCTATGTTGTCAGCAGTTGCATTTGCCTTGTGGTACTCGCTGTTGAAATACAACAAGGCGGGTGAAATCAGTATTTACAAATTCGTAACCCCCGTCTCTGGCACCATCCTTTCAGCCATCTTCATTCCCGGTGAGAACCTAACAATCATGATACTAGGAGCACTCGGTCTTGTGGCGGTTGGCATACTAGCTGTCAATTATCATCGTGAAAGGCCTGTGCAGCAAATCAAAACCAGCAATTCGATTAAAAAGGCAAAAAACAGCAATATGTGTAAAATAATTCTCGGGGCCACCTGA
- a CDS encoding ISLre2 family transposase: METIISRLYALIKETNNLVDLEESIRLYMYEVFASQMGEVFTQINKVIKAEKQKLGWTVEREDWKTVQFTFGAVRFRHTLMHDLKGDSHYPFDEWAGLRKSQRYSPLTEVKVAELASESTYRASVQTLKEWTPVTMSHQTVGSIVKRVGDAQSQADVELAAELEEAASLPEGKEVDYLYTEADGVFVRSTKKKKSHEVRHAIMHEGWVKNGKRVSLSNQHVIMTTKPTDDFWKEVQSYAAHGYSLENTQVVTNSDGGQGYTAERFQEAFSQSRYPVLNQLDAYHVAQALNRALGGEKSEFKDGIRKALKQHDWQQFILWLDTYESTLENAKQVEKVNGFRTYIQHNWDRIFDWREKVEDPPEDARGLGAMESNQRRVSFRMKRRGMHWSVEGSEAMVKVKQGILNNTLRDVYLTSQKRSARKQRDVEKTVRMTEYLNQPTRPSIGAKEGSISLYTAHSSAIGNLMKSFR; encoded by the coding sequence ATGGAAACTATTATATCAAGATTATACGCATTAATAAAGGAAACAAACAACTTAGTTGATTTGGAAGAAAGCATTCGACTCTATATGTATGAGGTGTTTGCTTCCCAGATGGGGGAAGTGTTCACACAGATTAATAAGGTGATTAAAGCTGAGAAACAGAAGTTGGGCTGGACTGTCGAGCGTGAAGATTGGAAAACGGTTCAATTCACGTTTGGGGCAGTTCGTTTTCGGCATACATTAATGCATGACCTGAAAGGTGATTCTCACTATCCCTTTGATGAGTGGGCTGGTCTTCGGAAAAGTCAACGATACAGTCCCCTGACGGAGGTAAAAGTGGCTGAATTGGCTAGTGAGAGCACGTATCGTGCATCAGTCCAAACTTTGAAGGAATGGACCCCCGTAACGATGAGTCATCAAACAGTCGGGAGTATCGTGAAGCGTGTTGGAGATGCGCAGTCCCAGGCTGATGTGGAACTGGCGGCTGAACTGGAGGAAGCAGCGTCCCTTCCGGAGGGAAAAGAAGTTGACTATTTATATACAGAGGCAGATGGCGTTTTTGTCCGTTCTACAAAGAAAAAGAAAAGCCATGAGGTCCGGCATGCGATTATGCATGAAGGCTGGGTCAAAAATGGCAAACGGGTCTCACTCAGCAATCAACACGTAATCATGACAACGAAGCCGACTGATGACTTTTGGAAAGAGGTGCAGTCATATGCGGCCCATGGTTATTCGCTGGAGAATACGCAGGTTGTGACAAATAGTGATGGCGGGCAGGGCTACACAGCTGAACGGTTCCAGGAAGCCTTTTCCCAGTCCCGTTATCCCGTGTTGAATCAACTTGACGCTTACCATGTAGCTCAGGCGTTAAATCGGGCATTAGGCGGTGAAAAGAGTGAATTTAAGGACGGGATAAGAAAAGCGTTAAAACAACACGATTGGCAACAGTTCATACTTTGGCTGGATACATACGAAAGTACCCTGGAAAACGCAAAACAGGTAGAAAAGGTAAACGGTTTTCGAACTTACATTCAGCACAATTGGGATCGTATTTTTGACTGGCGTGAGAAAGTGGAAGACCCGCCAGAAGACGCACGAGGCTTAGGGGCTATGGAATCCAATCAGCGTCGCGTTTCTTTCCGGATGAAAAGACGGGGGATGCATTGGAGCGTAGAAGGCAGTGAAGCTATGGTGAAAGTAAAACAGGGTATCCTCAATAACACGTTGCGGGATGTTTATCTCACATCCCAAAAACGAAGCGCACGCAAGCAGCGAGACGTTGAAAAGACCGTTCGCATGACGGAGTATTTGAATCAGCCAACACGCCCATCGATTGGCGCAAAAGAAGGTTCCATCAGTTTATATACAGCCCATTCATCAGCGATAGGAAACTTGATGAAGAGTTTTAGGTAA